The following DNA comes from Solanum stenotomum isolate F172 chromosome 11, ASM1918654v1, whole genome shotgun sequence.
ttgaagtaaaatatattaaacttCAACTACTGAAAAAAGTGAATTGAACcactttattttgataaaataatttttctaattttgattaattgtAATAGCACCAATATAATGGTTGAATACAAAATCGTTATTATAACGGTAAATTCAGACTCATGTGACGAAAACACAATATTGTGAGATCATATTGATCACTGGTATACCATCAATATTAATTGTGCTAAAAtttgtgataatcttgcagaaTTATAATCTAAGGCCTTAGCAAGATAAAGAGTTTGAAGGACATCGAGAGGGATGAAATTGAAGCTAAAAATGTTCtgagtcatatatgaggaaacccaacctggggactagagatcctataaccagGTTCAATGGGAAGAATAAATCATATGTTGACTTGTTGTGAAATGCACTATTCTTAATTTTACTCAATCCCTATGATGTAAGTGCATTTATCCTATAATGACTTGTGGAGGTTGAGTCTTGAACTCTTAATGAAATTATGTATCTCGTATGAGTGAGGTGTCAAATTATAGGAGCACCCTTGacagatttcacctatgtgagtgtgaaagtAGGTCGCTTTCTATGAAAATGAGCTTGTTCTCAAAAACACTCATGAAACCGGGATAGCACAAGACCGTAATGTGTTGACTATTAAAGCTtatgtcaacaccttgattGTTATGTGTAAACAGTGATACTTTATTTCCCTTAagcagtcatagttcaagtctAAGACCACTACTGACTCTGGAGTAAAGATTATTGTTTTACTAAGTGAATGTTCAATACAgagcacaccttcattatgcatagtAGTCTCCCTTCAACTAAGTTGTGAAGAATCCTCTTATCTTATTATTAAAAtgagtgggggattgttggtgtgacattttaatattaattaaaatatattatatgtcacATTATATATCATGTTATGTCTATTGGTGGACATTACATTTGTTCTCTTTGCTCTCATCAATAGTGGAAGAAAGTGGTCATTAGTTGTTAGTAACTTATGTAACCACAACTCTTCGTTTCACCCATTATTCTATCTTTAAGTCTTGTAACTTATGTAACATTTGGGCCATTCATTTGACAAATTTACTACTCactatcttcctattcattgcaaggaagaattcatcacctataaatagtgTGGTCTTCCTTTGTGTTGAGAGAATAAGAAACAAGAGAagtacaagaaaatatagaatgAAAACGATGAGTAGtattttattgtgtttatattgagattagtgtagtagtgaaagagagagttgaaacaaaaaataatattctaagtcttcaattatattcactatatacaaaagagaatatttaaatattgaaggaaggtgttcttATGTGGAGCTTTagactcttcaactaatccggAGTTGCTTGAGTTGTACATGTTGTTGGGCTGTTATATCCTGGAGGGAACAAGTCAAGAGTATTACTGCTGGATCGGTGTAGATTATGCCGCAGTGGGCTTGAATATCCTTAAAGAGAGCCAGATATCCGTGCCTCAGCCTAAAGATTTGTTTAtgcattttttgtcattttatttcaactgtaatttattatatttgtggtatattacaccaacaatatattactcattttcttttttagtccgtccaaaaaaaaagacatatttttatgtttagtaacaatttaactttaaaatacatattttaccTGTAATGAATTGATTTATAGCTACACAAATAtctatgatttattttaaaccatgagtttcaaaagtctttcttttttttcttgaacaCCGTATCAAGTCAAATTGcctcatataaattgagacggagggACTACTATCACTTTATTGCTATACAATCTAAATGTACACTGAGATTGAAATAGACAGAATAacaaataaactttaaatcaCACATTTTCTATTAAACAGAACAGTTCAAATTCTTTAAGAGGATTCAatatctatgttgctcggacttttCAAAAATACGCTCAAGTGCCTGTCGGATTGTCcaaaaatagtgcattttttGAGGAACCAACATGGCTGAGGCAAACAGTTTtgagagtctgagcaacatagttCAGTATCGTTCGAGATGCATGTTGAAGCACTTTTAGTTAGATTTCTGAGCCAAGATACTTTCCAAATATTTCTCTACATAATCCAGGCCACACTGTGTCTTCACAACTGGTATTATGGCAGGGATGTCCAGATAGAATTCTGAAACAGACCCGTCAAGCTTGCCCCATAGTTTGAGCTGTTCCCGTGCTGCTTTAACAGCTGCTCTTGTTGCACAGTGGACCGAAGCTGCCAGAAGCAGTGGCGGTTCACCAGATGCTGCAAAAAGAGTAATCAAGTTGTGATTCAACAGACATTggatatgttgatgacattggACTTAGTCTAGTTGAAAGCATGAAGGGACTTCTTCTGTCTCACAGAAAGTATATTCTTGATCTACTTTTAGAAACTGGAAAGTTGCAAACTAGACCTAGCGGTACTTGACTGGTTCCTCGTGTGGACGCATGATTAATATCTATGCTCCAACTCGAGGGGGAGAGTTACAAAATGTATATAGACATCATGCTTACCTAATGTTGGAATAAGATATTGGCTTGCATTCGATTACATATTTCTTTGTCCGATTTTCAAGAATCAGTTGAAACATATTTGCAACATTTTCCACTAAACTGAGTGAAGAACTGAGTTCAAGAACCTTTCATGATGTTCACAGTTATAAGCAAAGAACTTGTTTGACAGAATAATACCTTTAGATGAGAGAACACGTTTTTCATGATGTCCACTGTTTAGCACATGTACATTGAAATTCTGAGGTATAGTGTCTATTGTCGGGATCTTGTATTTCCAAGTGCTATTCGAGACCATTAGTCCGTCTTCGTTGGTGAGATATTCTTCGTGCATGAAAAATCCAATTCCTTGAACGAAAGCCCCTTCAATCTGAAGCAAGGAAAAGAAAGGCAATCGCCACAAATATGAACAGTCTTGTAATAAAGAATCAGATAGTTCTGAAGTTTGAATAACAGATCACATTCATGATGCATCTCTCGAAATAAGCAAATTCCAATTACAGAATCCAAAATCTAAGATGAAGGGAAGAACCTGTCCCAAATCAACGGCTGGATTCAAGCTCTGCCCACAGTCGTATATAATATCTGACTGCAAAATGGCAGTCTCTCCAGTCAGAATATCGATCTCCacctgtaaaaaaaaaaagctttattGTTACTTTGCCAAATCAAGGTGCTGCAGAAGATATATTGACGTCAAAATGttctctctgtttcaatttctttgtcttacttttcctttttagtccgtttaaaaaagaatgtctctttccttttttgacaGCTCTTTAGTTCCAATTTCCACGTGACATatttaagaccataagattaaaagtcattttggtacattctacgtATCTTTAGCTTAAGCCCACAAGATTCAAGTCTTCTTTAcgttcttaaactccgtgtcaagtcaaaaccagaaaaacaaattgaaacggagggagtatttcaCAATCAGAGATCCCTGCTGAGTGTCATGCACTCATATATATTGTAAAATGATAATCCATGAAGCAGACTGAAGCGGGGAATGTTACCTCTACATGGATGACAGAACCAGAAAAACAGACAGAAACAACAAGTTTACCTCACTGACAGCACCGCCAAAGTTCAAATAACTCATGGAACCGGATTGTGGTACATAATAAGAATTTGCTGCTAAGTTTACTGATTGCGTTTGTGCCTGCAAAATAAGGGGCGAGCAGGAGACAACTGCAAACTCAGATATTTAACACAATATggataattgttttaaaatataaatttttcctGAGCTACACGCAAATAGAAGCAATTACAAGCAattatatatgttacttttaaGTGAATTACTTTGTTATGGTCTTCAAATTGAATTCAATACTCAAAATTTCATTGTGACTGACCCCATGACTTCCAGAATTGAAacgtagaaaaaaaaatatgaaggtGGTTATTTATGTTGGTATGATGGACAGATCATAAAATATCTTGTATGATCTACATTAACATATTCTTGATATGGTAAATATGCAAGAGATATTCTAGATACAACATTTAGTTTACAATATTGAGTAGCACTAGTTGTAGCATATATAAGTACCGATGTATTCTTATGTATTTTGATCAATGAATGAAGACAATTTCTCTTGTTTTTTCTCTGTTTATGACAATATAGTGGGAAAACAAACCTGGCGAATCAGCATTGGCCAATCAACAGAGCCATTTTGTTCCTGCAGCTGTTTCTTCAAAGGGGTCAGTCTTTCAACCAATACATCACAGCAAAGTCTAACAGCTTCACAGCTTGATTCTGATGTAGTGCTTCCAGCTGTAAGCCCGGCTTGCACTAAGCTTAAGGTGTCTGCTTGTATGACTCGTACTTTCTCCACGAGGTCTTCGGCCCAACTACTATCAATCAAACCAAGAGCATAGGCAGTCATCTGTCTAACCTTTGTCCATAGCCCTTGGCCAATTTCAATCCCTCCAACCTCTACTATGATCGATCCATCTTGCAGAATACTGACTTTTCCTGAGGTTGGTCGTTGCATAACTTCATACacgactggcactcgagaaatACCCCTTTTCTTCCATGTGTTATTCTGGTTGAACTGTTCTATCACCTTGCTTCGTTGGAAAAAACTCGAGGACACTGCCAACTTATCCATGATACTAGGCAATGTATATTCTCCTTCTGATACAATGTTACCATAGAATAAATTAAGGCTTTCAAATGTATGAAAATTTTTGTTTCTGACTGAGTCCACCTCTATCGAGAGTGAACTTGCTACGTGCTCGATTATAGCTTCAGCAATATAAGATCCTTGCACCTCCCCAGGGGCCCGCATAGCTGATTTGCTGGTAAGATTTGTCTTGCACAGTTTTACATTGAAAGATAAGGCACcccaatcatatttttttagtgcTTTTATCACATTTGATGGTACAATGGGGCTTACATCTTCCGTGATCCCGGCATTTATCAATATATCAAGATGTAATGCTGTGATCTTTCCGCTTGATTTGAATCCTACACTGTACGTTACTTTCATCGGGTGTCGTCCTCCTGTCATTATCATGTCACTGTTCCGGTTGACGTATATCCTGACAGGTCGTCTTAACTTGTATGCTGCTAGTGCACAGGCTGCGGAAACCTgaaatcatgcataaactttaaCATCAGATTCAGAGATTTGTTGCaattactactccctccatttttagtccatttcaaaaatatgtatctttccttttttggcaaaCTTTTAGTTTCAAGTTTCTCCACGacatatttaagaccacaagattaaagaacattttgatacattctacatatcttttAACTTTCTTAAATTCCATGCCCAGTCAAAAACAAACAAGCAAAtagaaacggagggagtatttctttttcaaatactCACAGGCATTGCTCTGATTGCCTTGCCCCCATAGCCACCTCCAACCCTTCTTGTAATTACACGGATATTGTGTTCAGGAACACCAAGACAACTGGCAATAACACGATGCGAATACTCAGGGTACTGACTTGAAGTATAAACAACCATGCAGTTGTCTTCATCTGGAATTGCAAGGGCAGTCTGTGTCTCCATATAAAAATAGTATTCGGAACCAAGCCTTATCTGGAAATGATTATGAAAAGAGCTAATCAGTAATACATGTAAGCCTTTAGCATACATCTATGGCTAGACATGCAAGATCACCATCCAGGAAACCATTCGAATGAATGAAACATTACAGAGAAATCAAAAGTACCTCAGCAGAGAGAATCTTGTGATCAGCCTCAGCCATTCCTTTGGAGAAATCACCGACCTGTTTTGGATATAGACGTGGTGGGATTTGGAAAAAGCTTGATTTCTCAACAGCCTCCTCAACGGTTAAGATGGGAGAATCTATATTTTCAGTGTCGTATTCAACGAGGGCTGTTCTTGCCGCCACATCAGCAGACCTCTGACTGTCAGCAACCTATAATGTTTCAACAACATAAAGAAATTGTTCAAAATTGCTTTGGATTAAAATGCATGAGAAGTTAATGTTTCATAAACTGAATCCAGCTGGCAGAAGCTTGAAGTACTCACCACAACAGCAATTCTGTCGCCAGCATATCGGGTGAGATCATCTGCAAATAAGGGCTCAGTACCGAACGTTGTAAGAACTCCTATATTTTCCCCTCCGCTTGGGATATCTTTAAAAGTAATAACAGTAGTGACTCCATCTGTTAATCGATTTGAGTCGAGTTGGATTCCATTTACACCTGCCAATGGTTTTGTACTATAGATAAATGATCCATGCAGGCAGTTTGGTGGTGAAGGAATGTCATCTACATAAACAGCTTCACCTGCAAAAATGTATATAAACAAACACATGATTTGAAGTTTGGAACATTGCAGAAAAAAAGTTATGTATCATTAACATAATATGCAGATAAATATATTGAGTTAAGAAATAAAAGCATGGCAAGATGAATACATGACAATGAAGATAcagaaaaggagaagaaatgaTAAAAACAACTGACCTAGAAAAATACTGAACAggaaaaaaacttcaaaacgAAAGATCAAGCCTCGTCTCAGATGTAAAATAAATGACAAGGGAGAAGGAAAGACTGATGAGAAAATTTATAACCAAAATACAAGTTCCGCTGAATATGCATTAACACCAAAGAACCAGTCTAAAACTGTACCAGAGGCGTCGAATCAACCTTACAGTATTTCACTTGAAGTATCAGTTATCAATTTCACAGAATATAAGCTCAATCATAAAAACGGAAACTGTTATTGCAGGAAACTAAACTCCTTGAAGGATAGAATGAAACTGGCATGTTCAGGAAAGATTTGTCACATGGAAacaattttttcattgtttcaaGGCTCCCCTTCACTAAACATGCACAAGATTAAATAAACTATTTAAATGAGAGAACTAACCAGCACCTTGCATGGCAGCTCCAACCTTCTTCATCGGTTCACCGACTGGATAGTACTCAGTGCTTGAATATTCCACGACTTGCTTAGCAGAAGACAGTAGTGTTTGTTCTCTCCCCTGACTAATGCGACCATCATTACAACTTTTGGAAAATTCCTCAACTGAGATGTCACTAATTCCACTGAGTAAACCACCAGAAATAGCAGAATGAACATCAGTGAAGGGATAAAGAAACTCGAAAACATAACTGACAGCCAAGCTTGATCTGTACTCGGGGTGTAAAGTGCCATCTTCCGGTATCACTGCTAGTTTGACTAATTTAAGTGCTTCATATAAAACATGTACATTTAATATCTTCCCGTCTAGATATTCCTCTACTTTTTTAGCCCTTGTTGCATGTTTTGTGCCATAAGCACCAAACGCCAATTGGATATTGTTTATCAGGACGCCGTTCTTGCAGTGAGAAACATCAGCATGGAAAGCAGCGTTTACATATGCCAATGCATTCCCATGAGGTCTTGGAGAAGCTCGAAAGGTTTCAAACAACAATTTAGAGTGAGTTTGGAGAGAACTTTGAGCATTCTTAAATGGGATGCAAACACTTAGAAGCACAGTCTTTGAGTCTAGCGGTGGTCTCGATAATAACTCCTCCCATGTGAGCTTTTCAAATCCATGACTGGTCATCAATCTAACAGTAGCACCAAGTCCAAGAAATAATGTAGCAATATCTGAAGGAAAACCATTCTTCTGTGCCATAACCAAATTTCCTCCCACACTAGCAGAGTTTCTAACAAATGGTGAAGCAATCTTCTCCATGTGGTTAGCCAGTTTTTGGGACACCAACGTCCCGTATGAACCAAGATTGACTTTGTTTTCCTCTTTCAAGAATGAAATCAGTTTAGAGATAGTCACAGTTGCTCCAACTTCAATCCCATTCTGATCTCTTTCGATGATTGAGGATTCAGGAATGTACCTGAGATCAACATAATGATCATATGGCTGAGTTTCCTTATAATAACCTGTACCGGTATTTCCAACGACAAGTTTAAATCTTGCACCATTTTCCATCACATTGGAGTACAACAAGTTCCGTAGCTCTTCAATCGAAACAGGATTGTACCAAGGGTACCTCCTTGAGGAGTCCGAATTCGTAGTGGATTCACTTTTCAAGAACTCAGGATATGTACTAAAATTCTTGGTTGGATCATAGGGAGGTAACTTACTTACTTTCAATTCCTTGGAATCTCCCTttttccaaaaagaattgaacCCCAAATCCTCTATATCAACATCAGCAGCAAAACTCTTGCAGGCATCAGCAATGGGCCGGTATCCAGTGCATCGACAAAGGTTCCCTGTGATGGCCTTTTCAGCTTCAGATGAAGTAAGCTTAGAGAATCCTGGTGGAGGATTGGGTTTGTTTCCTTTATCGGCGTTAACGAGAGCTGAGAAAAATGACATACACATGCCAGGAGTGCAAAAGCCGCATTGAGAAGCATGGAAACCGGCAAATCTTTCATGAATAGAGTGAAAACCATCTCTGGTGTTCCCAAGGCCTTCACTTGTCGTAATTGAACAACCATTTAAACTGCAAAGAAGTGTAAGACACGAACTCATGCTAAAATCTTCAACCTTTTCAAGATTGGGATCATACTTCGACACCAGAACGACACAAGCTCCACAACCACCTGTAACAACACAAATAAGTTACGTTTTTTCTGAAGccaaaatatagaatttgtTACAAAAACATAAATCAGATGATGAGATGATACCTCTTTACAAGACTATGAAGAAATAAGTGTTTCCATATAATCTAAAGTTAGCCATTTTATTCCATTGTACTTCCAATTAACAAGAAACAGAGAAAAAGGACAAGGAATTACATAAAGTAGTTCACTATGAAACAAAAAACTCCATCTTAAGAGAACTAATTCTTGTAAATGACTGATTTTCATTGCCTGAAAACCGTCACGCATCTGTACTTAAGAGGACCTCATTCTCAAGACACGAACTCAAGACTCTTTACCGTTCCACACCCTTAGATTGTCAAAAAACACTTAGAGAGTACAGAATTTAAGCACATAAccaaaaaatctcaaaaaggaATTCCTAATAAGTTATCATGTACTTTCTGCAAGATCACTGGTGAACAAGAAAAGTACAGCAGAAGTTATCATATCAGCATAGGCAAAAACTCTACAAGATTTCTTCCTATATGTCCAAATCTTGATGACAGAGTTACCCTATAAGTAGGTATCTGCGGGCAAGCTGACCTGAGCACAACatttatctaaaaaattatatagtatACATGTAACAGAGtggtaaaaatatatttaggaTAATTACCTTCACCACAACCAAGCTTGGGACTCTTGAAACAAGTCTCAGAGCGCAAGAACTGAAGCAGAGTTGTAGAAGGATCAACACATGGCAACTCAAACCTCTCTCCATTAACTGCCAAAACCAAACTCacattcttttgtctttcttccATTAATGTAATAGCAGTTGACTCCACACAGACCCTTTATCAAAAATCTTgtctttttctactttttaaaCTGAAAGTTAACAGAAGTGAAAGAAGAAACAAGAATCTTGAATTCAAAATCTTACTTTTAAACACAAAAACTTACTTTAATTTGACACACACCCTTTATCAAAAatcttatcttttttcttttttcttttttccttcctATTCTTGGTAACTCGAACCCATAATCTTAGAACCCACAACACTGTTATCTATTAAAATCTTATCTTTTGCAACTTCCTAAGCTGAAAACATCAgaacttaaagaaaaaaatcatgaatcttgaatagggtgttcaaaGATTGAGTTTTTAACACAAAAGCTTTCCAAATCAAGATTATTGGCTAGCTGAAACACTAAAGCAGTTAACTTTGACACATACCCTTCATCAAAAATCTTGtctttttcaactttttgagCTGAAAAAATAAcagaaactgaaagaaaaaccAAGAATCTTGGAATTGTATTGGGGTGTCCCCaaataattaaactttattatctcaaaatattcaacaaaCAATATGATAATAATACTACATAACATTCAACATTCTCTTGCATATCTTAACATGATTGGTTAAATTATAGCcttaaatttttaagttataTGAGATTTCATGGTGCCCTATGGGCCCATACTATATATGACAGCCATTTTGTGGTGCCACAAAATgtacattttttgttttgtgtgtgtGGACTTTTCAAGAAATATATATTGAGAACAGAATGTCTTCAGTTTTATTTGTCCACTAACTTGGAtccttttgaaaaattatttattgaagatttattttattaaattattcatattaataataataatattttaaattttttaatttaattacaaggaggaatattttatatagttattaaaaaaataataataaaaaggaataaaaatNGTCAACAAACAATATGATAATAATACTACATAACATTCAACATTTTCTCGCATAGCTTAATATGATTGGTTAAATTATAGCCTTAAACAATATGACCGCCATTTTGTGGTGCCACaaaatgtacttttttttgttttgtgtgtgtggactttttcaagaaatataTATTGAGGACAGAATGTCTTCAGTTTTATTTGTCCACTAACTTGGAtccttttgaaaaattatttattgaagatttattttattaaattattcatattaataatattttaaattttttaatttaattacaaggaggaatattttatatagttattaaaaaggaataaaaattaaattagcaTAATTCGCAAAATTAAAAgcctttacattttttttttgcatctGATCTCAATAAAGTTATTCAGAATCAATTTACAAGAAGTCAACGATTAGGTGGAACATGTTCGAGTGATCTCATATATTGATGATTAATCCACTTAGGAAAGGAGATTTTCGTACGTGAGATCTGGAGAGGATAATATGTAGGCAACCTTATgtctaccttgtgaaggtagggAGGTGATTtttgatagaccctcggctcgaGTAAGCATAACAAAAATCAagaatgtaaaataaatataatggcAAAGAACTCATGCTAAAAACAGTTAAGAAAACAACATGTAGctacaacaataatataataactgAAGCAAAGGAAACAACAATATTGATAAGGGAACCAAACATCGCTCAATTAGCCACTGACCTTCTACCTTAATTCTTAACCTCTATGTTTTTCTATCTAGCATCATGTCCAACTGCAGGCATGTCATGCTCTATTTAATCACATCTCCCAAAaacttttcttctcttcttctacGTCTCGTTATATCCACTGTAGCCAACCAGGATCTCAAACATCCTTATTGGAGCACTTAACGAATCATCTCAGTCTTGTCTCCCTTATCTTGTCTAGGCCACTTTCAAGTTCCACCTTATTCATTTATGTTAACATACTTCTTGTacatattcaaaaaattattttaaatgtgattttgaaAAAGTCATACACAGATATGATTTTCTAAATAATAGTTTATAGTTATTGGACAGTCACTTCAATATTacttgataaaaatgaataaaaaagatttctttctttttcaaaaagaagATAACAGACTaaagtatttattttgttttttttgtttaatgttAAGGGGTCcaagttttaattttaaatgtgtTAAAAGGGTGGGCCGGTTAAATTCTGGAGACGTAGAACCTCTAATAAAAGGCCACGTGGAattgcaaaataatttatatttttttgttaaaaaataatgtcatgAATAGACACTTTGttgaatgacataaatgagctcAATTTAATTCTATATAAGTGAGATCTAGAGAAGGTAATGTGCCGACAGCCTTATCTCTACCTTCACGTGGTTTACGATAAGACCCTCCGGTCGAGTAAGCATATTAAAAATCAagtatgtaaaataaatatcatagCAAAGAGCTGATGCTGAaaacaattaagaaaagaacaagtaactacaacaaataatatgttaatttaaGCATTTGTATATCTTCTTCTCACATATACAAATCATCTCAATTTTGTCTTCCTTATCTTGTCCATCACAAAAATTACTTTCAAGTTTTATCATATTGAATTTCTCCTAGTATGTCACACATCTATGTTCACATCCTTTTTTGTActtatccaaaaaatatatatatattctaatgTGATTTGAAAAGTCAATacacaaaatatgattttcTGAATAATAGTTTATAGATATTGGACAGTCACTTCAATGTTTTAAAAGTGACGATCATCTTATGATTTTATTAGGGTATGTGATTGttagagaaaatgacataaatagtcaTTTAACTATAtgagtaggtctaaaatggttCCTTAATTATGTATTTAATGGATTTAGTCTTTTAACTATACATTTACCGATTTTAGTCTCTTAACTATAAACTTAtcgattttagtcctttaagtattcaaaaacttatcaagtttggtctttgtccattttttaaatacaaatagcttaggtttatattaacggaaatcttcataaaattaaatctttaacccattttttaagttgtttctcTATTCCCGcccttttttcttcaaactactcttatgaaaagaacaataacgtcaatgattcaaaataaaattaatgaggtAAGAAGATATAAGTCCTAATTTTATTCAATGAGGATAAAATTAAGCTTATTGAATAGCACTTGAATATGCTAATCAGTGtggattttatttaatttaagcAAATTTCTTTAcgtaaataaaatgaatagaataataaaattgatctatttaaaaaaactacaaatctatcattttataaatttcaatttccaaaaaattaaacaaatttcgTTCAATGAAGTCGTTGGAGTACAAACTTTGGATTTAAcgggtaataatttttttcttttttataataaagttaAGCATATTGATCAAGTCattagtagcaataatatgcTTCATTTTATCCTCCG
Coding sequences within:
- the LOC125843833 gene encoding abscisic-aldehyde oxidase-like isoform X1; the protein is MDERQKNVSLVLAVNGERFELPCVDPSTTLLQFLRSETCFKSPKLGCGEGGCGACVVLVSKYDPNLEKVEDFSMSSCLTLLCSLNGCSITTSEGLGNTRDGFHSIHERFAGFHASQCGFCTPGMCMSFFSALVNADKGNKPNPPPGFSKLTSSEAEKAITGNLCRCTGYRPIADACKSFAADVDIEDLGFNSFWKKGDSKELKVSKLPPYDPTKNFSTYPEFLKSESTTNSDSSRRYPWYNPVSIEELRNLLYSNVMENGARFKLVVGNTGTGYYKETQPYDHYVDLRYIPESSIIERDQNGIEVGATVTISKLISFLKEENKVNLGSYGTLVSQKLANHMEKIASPFVRNSASVGGNLVMAQKNGFPSDIATLFLGLGATVRLMTSHGFEKLTWEELLSRPPLDSKTVLLSVCIPFKNAQSSLQTHSKLLFETFRASPRPHGNALAYVNAAFHADVSHCKNGVLINNIQLAFGAYGTKHATRAKKVEEYLDGKILNVHVLYEALKLVKLAVIPEDGTLHPEYRSSLAVSYVFEFLYPFTDVHSAISGGLLSGISDISVEEFSKSCNDGRISQGREQTLLSSAKQVVEYSSTEYYPVGEPMKKVGAAMQGAGEAVYVDDIPSPPNCLHGSFIYSTKPLAGVNGIQLDSNRLTDGVTTVITFKDIPSGGENIGVLTTFGTEPLFADDLTRYAGDRIAVVVADSQRSADVAARTALVEYDTENIDSPILTVEEAVEKSSFFQIPPRLYPKQVGDFSKGMAEADHKILSAEIRLGSEYYFYMETQTALAIPDEDNCMVVYTSSQYPEYSHRVIASCLGVPEHNIRVITRRVGGGYGGKAIRAMPVSAACALAAYKLRRPVRIYVNRNSDMIMTGGRHPMKVTYSVGFKSSGKITALHLDILINAGITEDVSPIVPSNVIKALKKYDWGALSFNVKLCKTNLTSKSAMRAPGEVQGSYIAEAIIEHVASSLSIEVDSVRNKNFHTFESLNLFYGNIVSEGEYTLPSIMDKLAVSSSFFQRSKVIEQFNQNNTWKKRGISRVPVVYEVMQRPTSGKVSILQDGSIIVEVGGIEIGQGLWTKVRQMTAYALGLIDSSWAEDLVEKVRVIQADTLSLVQAGLTAGSTTSESSCEAVRLCCDVLVERLTPLKKQLQEQNGSVDWPMLIRQAQTQSVNLAANSYYVPQSGSMSYLNFGGAVSEVEIDILTGETAILQSDIIYDCGQSLNPAVDLGQIEGAFVQGIGFFMHEEYLTNEDGLMVSNSTWKYKIPTIDTIPQNFNVHVLNSGHHEKRVLSSKASGEPPLLLAASVHCATRAAVKAAREQLKLWGKLDGSVSEFYLDIPAIIPVVKTQCGLDYVEKYLESILAQKSN
- the LOC125843833 gene encoding abscisic-aldehyde oxidase-like isoform X4; the encoded protein is MCMSFFSALVNADKGNKPDPPPGFSKLTSSEAEKAIAGNLCRCTGYRPIADACKSFASDVDIEDLGFNSFWKKGDSKEVKVSKLPPYDPTKNFSMYPEFLKSESATNLESSRRYPWYSPVSIEELRSLLYSNVTENGASFKLIVGNTGTGYYKETQPYDHYVDLRYIPESSIIERDQNGIEVGATVTISKLISFLKEENKVNLGSYGTLVSQKLANHMEKIASPFVRNSASVGGNLVMAQKNGFPSDIATLFLGLGATVRLMTSHGFEKLTWEELLSRPPLDSKTVLLSVCIPFKNAQSSLQTHSKLLFETFRASPRPHGNALAYVNAAFHADVSHCKNGVLINNIQLAFGAYGTKHATRAKKVEEYLDGKILNVHVLYEALKLVKLAVIPEDGTLHPEYRSSLAVSYVFEFLYPFTDVHSAISGGLLSGISDISVEEFSKSCNDGRISQGREQTLLSSAKQVVEYSSTEYYPVGEPMKKVGAAMQGAGEAVYVDDIPSPPNCLHGSFIYSTKPLAGVNGIQLDSNRLTDGVTTVITFKDIPSGGENIGVLTTFGTEPLFADDLTRYAGDRIAVVVADSQRSADVAARTALVEYDTENIDSPILTVEEAVEKSSFFQIPPRLYPKQVGDFSKGMAEADHKILSAEIRLGSEYYFYMETQTALAIPDEDNCMVVYTSSQYPEYSHRVIASCLGVPEHNIRVITRRVGGGYGGKAIRAMPVSAACALAAYKLRRPVRIYVNRNSDMIMTGGRHPMKVTYSVGFKSSGKITALHLDILINAGITEDVSPIVPSNVIKALKKYDWGALSFNVKLCKTNLTSKSAMRAPGEVQGSYIAEAIIEHVASSLSIEVDSVRNKNFHTFESLNLFYGNIVSEGEYTLPSIMDKLAVSSSFFQRSKVIEQFNQNNTWKKRGISRVPVVYEVMQRPTSGKVSILQDGSIIVEVGGIEIGQGLWTKVRQMTAYALGLIDSSWAEDLVEKVRVIQADTLSLVQAGLTAGSTTSESSCEAVRLCCDVLVERLTPLKKQLQEQNGSVDWPMLIRQAQTQSVNLAANSYYVPQSGSMSYLNFGGAVSEVEIDILTGETAILQSDIIYDCGQSLNPAVDLGQIEGAFVQGIGFFMHEEYLTNEDGLMVSNSTWKYKIPTIDTIPQNFNVHVLNSGHHEKRVLSSKASGEPPLLLAASVHCATRAAVKAAREQLKLWGKLDGSVSEFYLDIPAIIPVVKTQCGLDYVEKYLESILAQKSN